The Candidatus Thorarchaeota archaeon genomic sequence GCAGTTCTCCTGAACAGCAGAGGTAAACCTGCATGGGTAGGCCGAAAAGTGATTCATGTTTCAGCTGGAACGATTATAGCTCTCGTACTTGTTTCCTTTTCCAGTCTTTATGCGCCTGCAATTACCTTGGTCTTCTTTCTCGGAAGCATACTTCTAGCCGCATTTTTTGATTTGGAGATCGTAGAAAGGATGGTTCGTGCAGCTTCAAGAAAGGGGGGGAGTGCACAGGGAACTATGGCATCAGCAGTAGGGGCAGTCATATCATATGGAATTGTATTCTTTGTAACTACTGAGAAACCTTGGATCTTCGTGGCTGCTGTACTGGTTGTGTCTTGGGGAGATGGTGCTGGAGAGCTCATCGGGCGCCCTTTTGGAAGTAGGAAGTATTCGGTAGCAGAGACAACCCGATCACTGGAGGGCAGTCTTGCTGTCTTTGTTTTTACACTAGCTGCTTTAGATATCTCTGCTTTTCTATTTGGAAATGGTCAAATCAGTCTTCTTCTATTACCAACCATAGTCACGTCTGTAGTGGTTACTTTGCTCGAAGCAGTGTCGCCATACTGGACAGATAACATATTCATTCCCCTTTCTGTTGCTGGACTTCTCCTCCTGTTAGCATAGCATTAGAAGAGAGTCATATTCGGGAAAATGAAGGCCCACATAAGCAGAGCAGTACCCAGAGGCAACAGAAGATTATCCAACCATCTTCTACTTACAAACTCGAGCACAGAAATACAAAATCCAATGAAAAGAAGACGAAAGGCAACATCGAGGATGGATATGGTGGCATAAAGCAATAGCGAGGCTATGCAGGCAAATACTGAGAAGAAAAATACGGCACCCATTCCTTCGATTGATTTGTCTCCAAACGGTCTACGAATCAGAGACCCACCGAAGGGCCTACCAATAATCTCGCCCGCTGCATCTCCCCAAGAGACTGTAAGAATTGCTGATACCAAAATACTGGGCTGATTCAAGAACAATAGGAATACTACGCCAAACGATGTTAGACCGAAAATTCCTGAAGCAAAGGTACCGAGTGTATCCTCACCATCTCGGCTACCAGCAACAAGGAGATCCCAGACGAGATTGCTGTTATGAGCCCATGCGTACATCAAAAAGGCACAGAAAATACCGGTTGCGAGGAGGGGACCGGTCAAATTCGAGTAGCTCATAATACTGAGTCCGATAGCAGTTCCCATTGAAACATGGACAAGTTTTCTCGCCTTCCAGCTCTCTGTACCGTTTTCATGCTGTCGATAGGCTATAGCAAGGATAGTGGCCCCAGCTACTCCAGTAAAAACTGCAAGGATTACATCCATACAGGTCAATTCACCGAAGAACAGCTGAACCATAGTCCTCAAGACGAAATTCCCACAAGCTCCCTTTTGTATATTGTTGAGATTTGTTCACTCTTGCGGTATGAATCAAAGCTTGAATGTTGGTAATCAACACATTTTTGCAATCAATTATGGCCCAGACTTGCTCTTTGTTATTGAAACACAAATCCTATTCCAGAACAGATATTAACCATAGTTAATGTAGACTGTAAGTAGAGGCTAGATGTTCATGTTGGGACTGCCAAGAGATGTTGCACAGATAAGAGGAAAACAAAATGAAATCCGCGGTCTTAGGATGTGTGATTCGTCATCAAACGTTCTCCAACCAGATAGACTATTTGATAAAGATGCTAGGCCTTATATTGCCTTTTCTACAAATAAAAACGCCTGTAATTACTATATTGTAGGCCCCACACTTGTAGATGACCTAGAAAACCTAAGAAGAGATGTCGACCAATACAAAGTGTGAGTGGGAGGTTGAAGGCATTGAGAGACCAAGATGATGGTAGCAAAATAGTAAAATCGGTTCTAATTGGAGATGCAGCAGTTGGCAAAACCAGTATACGTAAGAAATACTTGGGGGAAGGCTTTCAAAAAAATCACTTACCAACCATAGGCGTGGATCTCGCTACAAAGAAAGTCCTGTTCGATGACGAGCTCGTGAAATTTGTCATTTGGGACTTAGCCGGGCAACACAACTTCAAGTCGGTTAGAGGTCATTACTATCACGGTTCCAATGGCATCATACTGGTATACGATGTCGTAAACCGTGAATCATTCTTCAACGCATCCAAGTGGCTGGTCGAAGCCTATAAGAACATGGGTCCGCTCCCACCAACAATAATTGTTGGTAACAAAATTGACCTCAGACGGAAGCCGGAATATACTGATGTGGTAACTACTGAAGAAGGAGAGGCTTTCAGACAGAAGTTTGTTGAGAAGCTCAATGTGCCAGCTGTTTTCATGGAGACATCTGCCCTCACCGGCGAGAATATCGATGATACATTCAAGGAGCTTCTAGCCATGATGGAAGAGGATAGAAAACAAGAAGCCACGGGAATCTATCAGAGTAAGAACGCTCCTCGAATCAAGTAATTCATTGTGTAGCTATCGAAGTTGGTAAAACACAAGGATTATTAGGGGTTTTTTTAACTATTGTTAATACATGACTAGCTCGCCTCAGATATTCATGCTCTTGTTCTAGAGAGAGATAATGATGAGTAAGAAAGAGAAAAAACAGATGAAACAGAAGAAGCTATCACTTAACGTAGAGGGCATGCACTGTGCCTCTTGTGTAGCAACCATAGAAAAATCTCTGAAGAACGAAGACGGAGTAGTTGATGCAAGTGTAAGTCTTCTGGATGAAAAGGCACTTGTCGAATATGATGCTGAAAAAGTAGACCGTTCAAAACTTGAGAAAGCGGTTGAGAACACCGGATACAAGGTTAGAAGATCCGGGATAACCTATTCTCTGAATCCAAGTCCTAAAGAGGATGAATGGAAAGCAATCAGAGCGAATATGGATGAAATGGATGGCATAATCACTGTCAATGTCTATCCCGAGACTGGACGTCTTCTCTTGGAGTTTGATGAAGAGTTGCTTAAACCAAGGCGAATCAAAAACCGTCTTACAGACATGGGATATGAAGTTCAAGAAAGTGGTGGATATGCAGCAGACCGTGAGGC encodes the following:
- a CDS encoding GTP-binding protein, encoding MRDQDDGSKIVKSVLIGDAAVGKTSIRKKYLGEGFQKNHLPTIGVDLATKKVLFDDELVKFVIWDLAGQHNFKSVRGHYYHGSNGIILVYDVVNRESFFNASKWLVEAYKNMGPLPPTIIVGNKIDLRRKPEYTDVVTTEEGEAFRQKFVEKLNVPAVFMETSALTGENIDDTFKELLAMMEEDRKQEATGIYQSKNAPRIK